Proteins co-encoded in one Gossypium arboreum isolate Shixiya-1 chromosome 11, ASM2569848v2, whole genome shotgun sequence genomic window:
- the LOC108474077 gene encoding apyrase 2, giving the protein MKRSLARHDSISDKIHRYRGVLLVIAIPILLVTFVLFVMPGKSSTDTAVMEEIEINSRKVGANSRGNRNYAVIFDAGSSGSRVHVYCFDQNLDLVPIGSELELFEQLKPGLSSYAKDPQAAAKSLLSLLDKAESVVPLDLRSKTPVRVGATAGLRALEGDAADRILQAVRELLKDRSTLKSEANGVKILDGTQEGSYEWVTVNYLLGKLGGTYKDTVGIIDLGGGSVQMAYAISKEAASNAPSVPAGQDNYVNEMYLKGSKYYLYVHSYLCYGLLAARAEILKASDDSGNPCILEGFDGTYAYGGNQYKASAPSSGASMEECRRVTHKALKINDTCMHMKCTFGGIWNGGGGDGQKNLFIASFFFDRAAEAGFIKAADPVATVQPHSFAEAAKRACGTKYTDIKATYPAVDVGNQAYLCLDLVYQYTLLVDGFGLDPYQDITLVKKVKFRNSFVEAAWPLGSAIEAVSS; this is encoded by the exons ATGAAGCGTTCATTGGCGAGACACGACTCCATCTCCGACAAGATCCATAGATATCGAGGCGTTTTGCTGGTGATCGCCATCCCTATCTTGCTCGTAACCTTTGTTTTGTTTGTCATGCCGGGGAAATCTTCTACGGATACGGCCGTGATGGAGGAGATCGAGATCAATAGCAGGAAAGTGGGGGCGAATTCGAGAGGGAATAGGAATTATGCGGTGATTTTTGATGCGGGGAGTTCCGGGAGTCGAGTTCATGTTTATTGTTTTGATCAGAATTTGGATCTTGTTCCAATTGGCTCTGAATTAGAGCTTTTTGAACAG CTTAAACCGGGTTTGAGCTCCTATGCAAAAGATCCACAGGCTGCAGCGAAGTCTTTACTTTCTCTTCTAGACAAGGCAGAAAGTGTTGTGCCACTAGATTTGCGATCAAAAACTCCTGTTAGAGTTGGG GCAACTGCAGGTCTGAGGGCACTAGAAGGAGATGCAGCTGACAGAATTTTGCAAGCG GTTAGAGAACTTCTGAAAGATAGAAGTACCCTCAAATCTGAGGCAAACGGTGTTAAGATTCTGGATGGCACCCAAGAAGGTTCTTATGAGTGG GTTACAGTAAATTACCTATTGGGGAAGTTGGGAGGGACATACAAAGACACAGTTGGCATAATTGATCTTGGTGGCGGATCTGTGCAAATGGCTTATGCCATCTCCAAGGAAGCTGCTTCAAATGCTCCAAGTGTACCAGCAGGACAGGACaattatgtaaatgaaatgtATCTGAAGGGATCAAAATATTACCTCTATGTTCACAG TTATTTGTGCTATGGCCTATTGGCAGCTCGAGCAGAAATTTTGAAGGCATCTGATGATTCTGGCAACCCTTGCATCTTGGAGGGTTTTGATG GTACTTATGCATATGGAGGAAATCAGTATAAAGCATCAGCTCCTTCATCGGGTGCAAGCATGGAAGAATGCAGGAGGGTGACTCACAAGGCTCTTAAAATAAATGACACATGCATGCATATGAAGTGCACATTTGGTGGTATATGGAATGGGGGAGGCGGAGATGGACAGAAGAATTTGTTTATTGCTTCGTTCTTCTTTGACAGGGCTGCTGAG GCTGGTTTTATCAAAGCTGCTGATCCAGTTGCAACAGTTCAGCCTCATTCTTTTGCAGAAGCTGCTAAACGAGCTTGTGGAACCAAGTACACAGATATTAAAGCAACATACCCAGCTGTGGATGTGGGTAACCAGGCTTATCTATGCTTGGATCTAGTTTATCAGTACACCCTGCTCGTAGATGGATTCG GCCTTGATCCCTACCAAGATATTACATTGGTAAAGAAAGTGAAATTTCGCAATTCCTTTGTTGAAGCTGCTTGGCCACTAGGCAGTGCCATCGAGGCTGTATCATCTTGA
- the LOC108470802 gene encoding aquaporin SIP1-2-like, whose translation MGPIKIAFGDMLITFMWVFCSSMFGLLTSWIATAIGVQTISWAPIVIITFIIFVFVFIFNIIGGFLGGASFNPTGTAAFYAAGVGEDSLISMGLRFPAQAAGAVGGALAITEVMPEQYKHMIVVPSLKVDTHTGAIAEGVLTFVITLAVLFIILKGPKSEIFKTWLLAIATVAIVMSGTAYTGPSMNPANAFGWAYVNNWHNTWDQFYVYWICPFIGAILAAWVFRLFFPPLPPVKKAKKTRKPKRA comes from the exons ATGGGTCCAATAAAGATTGCATTTGGTGATATGTTGATTACTTTCATGTGGGTTTTCTGTTCATCAATGTTTGGTTTATTAACCTCTTGGATAGCCACCGCCATTGGTGTCCAAACCATTTCTTGGGCTCCTATTGTTATCATCACCTTCATTATTTTCGTTTTCGTTTTCATCTTTAATATTATTGGTGGATTTCTTGGTGGGGCTAGCTTTAATCCTACTGGAACTGCTGCCTTCTATGCTGCCGGGGTCGGTGAAGATAGCCTTATCTCCATGGGCCTCCGGTTCCCAGCTCAG GCCGCTGGTGCTGTGGGTGGTGCCCTGGCAATCACAGAGGTGATGCCAGAACAGTACAAGCACATGATAGTAGTACCATCTTTGAAAGTAGATACACACACAGGAGCCATTGCTGAGGGGGTTTTGACTTTTGTAATTACTTTAGCCGTTCTTTTTATCATTCTTAAAGGTCCAAAGAGTGAAATTTTCAAGACATGGTTGCTTGCCATTGCGACTGTAGCAATAGTTATGTCTGGTACTGCTTACACTGGACCTTCCATGAATCCAGCCAAT GCCTTTGGTTGGGCATATGTAAACAATTGGCACAACACATGGGATCAGTTTTATGTTTACTGGATCTGTCCATTCATCGGAGCTATATTAGCAGCATGGGTGTTCCGACTTTTCTTCCCCCCACTGCCGCCAGTGAAGAAAGCAAAGAAAACAAGGAAACCAAAGAGAGCGTAA